gcactaatctgctcctttaactgggatggagcttccagTTACAAACCTACTGCCtacaagaggtataacttcctcctactctactGCTTACATGAGACACATTTTCTTCCTTcccagttcacaacctgaaccgtcaatATAATAGATAGATGAAATTCGTAAACACTCATATGCTTttgaacaagctaatgagtataataaaaattcttaaaacatattcatatgataaaacttgaagttcaatatgtatgtaacgatgatatcgttatatgaatgatatgctttacaaatcaattctttaaattaatatctccaaaatatgattttataaataaatgctatGGAAGAAAAATAAGAttcgatttcagaatactttaaaCAAGATTAGagaataagatcctttcaaaaataatctctGATAATGCACAGATTTATATTCTTACtatcaataatttttcaagttgaatATTTGAATAACTATACGaccttgaatattgcaaagatttaaacactatgttttaaaaataatattcttcaaggatatgtatttagaggctcttaATATTTGCAATTAAATAATTCCAATATCTCGGAATGAATATttaagaataagtttgtgagatgaaaaaatctttaaatattatgcagatctaagtttTCGCTATCAAATATCTTGTAcgattaaatatttgaaaaaaatgtgactttgaatatttcaaatatttaaataatatttcttaaatattttttacaccaataaaatagattttttgaataaaaatacaacatTAAATATCACAAAGATTAAAAGTTAGGAATATCAatttttaagagagagagagagagagaggctgcaGAACCTATATGTTTCTGGAAACTCGTAGAACTCGCCAGCTCTCCGTGTCACTTAAATTTCTAGACACTCCCGGAAAGCCGAAGGATGATCCAGACAAATCGCCTGACATGTGTACTCCATACTGCACCAACCCGCCAATTATATATTTATCACCTGACGAACCTTTATCCCCATTCCCAACTTCCATCTGAACTCTCAAGCCACACCACCCAGCTTCAGTTCGAGCTAACGGAGCTAGCTGTAGGGTTACGCTTGTCTCGAGAAGCAATATAATTTTAATTCTCATAAACAAACTCCTTCATGGGCAAGCTGTTACTCCTATTTTCTTCCTTTGTTCTCGCAATCAACGTCGGCCTCATTGCCGTCCCACCTGCTCAGGCCCTCGTCCCCTATGCCCGAACTCTGTGGGACCCCATGCTTCCCTCTGTCGTGGGCGATCCCTTCAAGGTGCTGGAACACATGCCACTCGACGTTCCCAGAGACGCCGCCGGTACGCTGGCCCTCGCGCGCACCGATTGGAAGGAGACCCCGGCCGCCCACGTCATCTCCCTGGACGTCCCCGGCTTCACCAAGGGCGACATGAAGATCGAGGTGGAGGATAATCGGGTGCTGCGGATCACCGGAGAGAGGAAGTCCGAGAAAGAGGATGAGGGGGAGAAGTGGCACAGAGCCGAGCGCACCGCCAGCAAGTTCTGGAGGGAGTTCAGGCTGCCGGCGAACGCCGATCTGGACTCCGTCCACGCTCATCTGGAAAACGGTGTGTTGAGGATCACGGTGCCAAAGCTCGCTGAAGAGAAGAAGAGGCAGCCCAAGCTTGTCCATATCGCCGGGGATTCCTCCGCCGGCGACGTCAAGGCGACCAAGGTCCAAATCTGATTATGAACAGTTAGCAGAGAATGTAGCCAGTTAATTCCTGATTCTCAACAACCGTACGAAAATAAATAGCAGTTTCTCTGTGTAATAAATCATTAAATCTATGTATACATAACTATGCAACTTCTGTGCGtgaccttttatttgttttttgttgAGTTAATTATTGTGCGTGGGTGTGTGAGGGCTTATTGGAGAAATTATACAggaaatttttcttaattatatatttattaaaaatgagactttattttttatattaataaatatagaATTAATTTGTtacatatttaatattaaataaataggcataTGGTTGAAAGTTTTTGTATAAATTCTTGGTATTGTTGTATAGCTTCCAGCCTCAATATGATAAAACTAATAATAActaatttattatatttaaaagtaattttttttgtcGTTGATTTTAATAGAACCTGATGAAAAAAATGAGTTCTAAAACTAGTGAATTTAGTTTTTAATTCTTGagcattgaaaatatttttgggaaagaaTAGAAAATTATTTTGTCTCTATTATTTagcaatatatattttttaataatattaaggtgataattattattttttgaattattaaaattttaaagtatcaCGTTATGATAGATGAAAGCTAATTAAATGGTGGCAAGATACCTTTTAATTAGTGGCGTGGTACTAAAGAATATATAGGGGATGTTAATTAATTTGTTTTATAAAGAAAATAAGGCATATGAACATGTAGAgggaaatatttatatatatataattgttgtATTTGTATATGATTAGTGATGGAGCAAGTGTCATGCACAtgtgtttattttatttaaatttaaataataattaagttataatttttatgaatatAATTTTTTGTGTGATATTGAGTATGGTTGGTTACTTACATCCATATAATTGTATATAGTAGTAATTTGCATGTGAGATTAATAAATTTTAAGTTTTGTATTTCTTTGATATTGGAGATGCAAACAAGCTCTAAAGTATTAGAGCAATGAAGAATAAAGATAATAGAatcttttaatttaatttatttttcaaatcattcatGTTAGATTTCAAGGGAATATAAATCTATATTACCTTAAATGCTAAATGATAACTTTCAACCTAAAGTATTAGTTAACCataaaaaaaagaatgaaaaattgattcatatatttttgaaagtatttttaatttgaatGTGATTTGTAATTACCTTATTTTGAGATGTTTGAATTGAAGATTTATTTCATCAAGATTTTATTAGAACATTTAGTTAAGAAGTAAATTATATgaatctctctcttttttttttttttttttgtgtaaatgcataaatttaaatttaagttgaTTTAGGATAAGAgaaaataaatatcattagtgcttatgctcatCAAGTAGagtagtagaaaatcttaagagacaattttgggaagatatggatggtATTTATACAAGGCATATtaaggattgagaaaatatttataagagaagatctgaatggacacgttataagagataataaaaattgtGAAAGGATAAATAGatgatatggatatggagacaaaaatgagtttgggggAGATGATCTTGGACTTCGATATGtcgtatgattttagtataatgaatacttgttttaagaaaGAGAACAACACTTAATAATCTTTAAAAGTGgataaaatagaagtcaaatagctttttttttttcaattaggaggatagatcatttatcatgtaaggattgtaaagttatttcaagTAATTAAAAGTCGAACCACACAAcgtagagtcttagtgttagatatatgtattaaaaatgaaaaaaaaaatgataaaataatgtGTAAGataactaggtggtggaacctaaatggagaaaatataataaaatttaaaagtaaaatGATCTAAGATGGGGATTGGATTATAGAGAAtgtgatagatacaaatactctatGGAGTAGATTAGCTAACTATTAAAAAGATGATAAaatagattttaggtgaatcaagaaaaagattctcgaatagtaaaTAAAATTGGTGGTGGGAAAAAGATGCCCAAAAGGTTGTAAAGACAAAAAGTGTGAGGAAtagtgtaatcctaagaggagggtgaattggaattttaaaaaacttttgtaaattattttacgAATTCACTGACAAtaatatcccaatcaaaaataTTATagtatgtatgtaaaacaatcacaagattgaatttaaaacatatataataatcacaaaaaaatgaatgtaaacatacatgtgtggaaaatataaatgagatataGGAAAGAGAGAAACAAACATagcaattttacgaggtttggtatCTTCGCCTATGTCCTCCCCTTGAGCAAacctgtagagacccgaaaaatttaatttatgaaaataataagggaaaaagaaaaaagagaaagaaaagaagaaaaaagaaatttgaGACCATTAAGAGTTTGTCAATGAGAAGATCCCAAGAGGAGGAATTTTAGACcattaagggttcgtcgacgaacccattgtcttcgtcgatgaatacccttttttgattcatcgatgagtacacgtgtctccTTGACGAATACACATGGCCAGCAGTATATATGCATAAATCGGATTTTTAGCAAGAAATTCATTCTCTcttcactcactcactctctctctctctctctctaggttacgatttctcctccttctctcttcgattccgactcCATTTAAGCCCATTTCGACTATCAGGAACCACCACAACaatctaggggtgattctcttCAAGTTGATCAGAGCGAGTTGTTGATTTGGGGTCCTTGGCCATcgctccaaaatcagggtaagtgagttattttaggatttaaattattatttagaaTGTGTAGACCCACtaaatgtgttagatgataaatatactggGGTTGGGTTGATTGAATTGCGGATAATgcaattttagggtttggagttctgaacgccgcgggcgtggtttagggtttttagcagGCTTGTCAGGAAAGAAGTAAAAGGATATATTAGGTAAGGTATTTTTAGTAAATTAAtattgaatatacagtatttgatttagaaaggtatatatctatatctatatatatatatatatatatatatatatatatatatatatatagtttttgggaatactatgttgaactgaggaaactttaaaaacagatttaatattattttgtcagcaaaatatattttcttagGGTAGATAATATATTACATAGTAGTATTCACTTGTGTgtagcatgagtataaattttacagtaAATAATGGTATATCGGAATATTTTAGGAATTCACAGTACAAGCATGAATTGAcaacagtttttagaaaaactataagcagtacataaattatattttcagtatattatgatatttagcCGACGGAGATGTCGTGATATTCAACTAGTGCAGATGTTGTGATATTCAGCTGGCGCAAATGCTGTGATATTCAGTCGATGCAGATGCCttgactagatatatttataacagatattcagaaatattattattatgacagattttacacagaCATGAAACATTATTATTAcagttattaatgaaatatactatactgtagtagaaccttgatggattaagtatgttatgagcatggtatcgtagctagcTAGCCAAATTAGACAGTGTAACCCTTGTGTGCCGATCCGAGAAGTGTTATGGAGATTAGGATGGGTGGACCAAATTGGTGTTAGCCGATAGTGTAACCACACTATTTAGAAAGTGTTGGGTTAgaggccgattagccccgaaGCATTGTAAAGAGCAGGATACCCATTGTGCGCTGACCCGAGAAATGTtgtggagagtaggatgggcggaccaggttgggtgggcaatcgtgtgtagttatgtcatgtttgacttagcctggtaggccaaccatggttaagtcTAGTCCTTGGGCTGCAAAACCTGATCATGCGGGGTTAGTTCGTGATTTAGCTTTCCATCcaaggtataatttcagtaatatacaaatatagcagatgttttatatgcatacataatttagtatgatatagtatgttatgttgatttacgATTTATTTAGATTTATACAGAACAATTTTACCTGACTAGTCAAAtgcagttaaactatgtacatattttccttacttatcagatacagtttatcacgaaacagtatatgtttataacacaataatactcatgttaccacacactgagattagtttatctcctttactAAAAGGTTTcttgtaacgactcgaaaaattttgactatttaaaataataaagaaggataATAAGGGAAAAGAGGAAATAggagaaaagggaaaagaaattggaaaaggaaataagcaggtgctcgtcgacgagttggattttctcatcgacaaggaaTCTTCAAAGCCTCGTCGTCGAGCATGCATGTCTTGTCAATGATGTTTACCGATAGAGGGTTTTGAAtacttgaatttcgtcgacgagatcccaATCTCGTCCATGAGTGGTGTAttttgactcgtcgacgagtctagatGTCTTGTCGACAATGCCACATGGCAAtttgcttataaatagggagaaatCAGATTTCAGGGAGAAAATTTGTTTCTctccactttctctctctaagccaCGACTcgtctgccttctctcttcgatttcgggctggatttagctcggtttgacgatcagaagctaccacaagactcctgggaagattctctgtaaTATAAGCAGAATGAATTTTCgatttaagaagtttgggaaacatcccaaaactaaggtaagtgTAATAAgttaaggtattattattattttaaggtatttggagcctaagaagtattataagggtgttttactaagatttaaggaatttggaatttttgaaatatagggtctcgttttgttgattttaggccgAATCCTGAGGAGCAGgtaagagaaaatattttattatagctttttaattattttaaatgactaattttgggtataaatttcTACAAATCTAGGtctaatttttttgaaataagccggtattgaaaatactgattATATATTATACTAGGAAAAATTGTAAGGTTGAAACCatctttgataattaaatggttgtgagtaatgtgaaatgatgaatcattgagattgtgaatattgtttgacTGAGAAATCTTCTTAGTTGAATATACTAGATGATTGTGGATACAGATGTTATGTATACTAtggatgtgttgaatgattggttgatgttgacttgtgttgtggttcatttaaattacgatatagcgttggcagtggaatgaggaggtcgttatataggCATTTATATTGGGTAGTAAACATtaacagtggtatgaggaggctgtttacctatttaccataaACGGAGTGTTTGTTTTGTAACCAATGTGATtggttagtcttgtgtggacatatatgctgtgtgattggttagtcttgtgtggaccagtcctgtgtggatatatatgttgtgtgattggtttgtcctatgtggaccagtcctgtgtggacatatatatTGTGTGATTGGATGATGATGTGTGTTAGAGTCTTATGTGGATGATTACATGATATGTGGATGTAGATCCTGTGTGGGTATGTCTGAAGATTGTATgaatatcctgtgtggattgattgtgatgtGTTTATAGGTGTGGAGTTTTGTGAAACGAATATGGTTGTCTGCATGTGATTTTAATTAAtcaagtatttatggtaaagtagattactccacctgagggcttgctgaggaaggcgagtacccTGGTAATTATTTAGAGGGAAGTCACTTATATGGGTGGGTGACTTGCCCTATTCTCGGGgactttacttggatacataactcgagggcttactgaggaagGTAAGTGCcatggtgttagcactagagcagagggaatctttgtatgggcgagtagacttccttattcttgggaattaTTAGTTAAAATATTCATGTATGTGGCATGTGATTTGATGACAAGACGTTGACCATGTTGTGATTATGAGTGTGATATGTTGGCTGCTTGCGGATTGTGAACGCATTTGGATggatatttaaattatatattgaacacttcagccacacagtgttataaactatttcttccttactgagaggtgtctcaccccatcattggttaaatcttttcaggttatccaagtGATCGAGTTTAGATAGTTCCAGGGctgggtagttttgtgagtgataCCAGAAaagttatgtttttagtttttatgtttaatatattttatccaggttttgtaatatggagaatgtggttgtatgatatgagtttgttgatgtacaaatatagaactctagtatattatgtttgaggttattttattatcttctgctgcgtgaatggtatcagagacgcatgTCAGTCTCATAAGACTCCGGGCCCCATGTGGCAGGTCCGAggtgttacagttggtattagagcataacgGTTTTGTGAACTTTAGGAGGATCAATACCAGAGTGTAGGTTTAAGTTGAATAagagtaggaatgggtagattagggtgttgataggagttgattttttttcttagcttggaggcagaaatcccttgatgaacttctgtgattttctgaatcagtcaacggtttcagaaaaccatggtaaatccatcgacggtgatgtttctaagTTGTGAGActtaaatttggaatttgaatttgaaagttaaGATGATTGCAGATAATtggatgttggatatttaattagggatttgaatattaatttggTTTAATGTTTTGtgattatgtcaaatatataaagatatggagattctaaattgcctctattgtacatttatattcagggatggatgTAAGGGGCAAAggtgtggatgaaggaggaggaagcgaaatgggagcttctagaggggatgagattgacacctctcgactgttacgaggaatagctcgttaggttagggaagaaatgagatggGATTTCAGGGGAACAAGCTATCCACCAGTGCACTAGAGTTGCACCATCGATCAATTTCCCATTTGAAACCTTCGTATTTTGAGGGTGGTACTGATCCAATTAAGGCTGAGATGTGAATgcaagaaatggaaaagatactGGCAGTATTGAACTGCACCAAGGAGCAGAAGGTTCTTTTTGCCACTTTCAAACTGGTCGGTGAAGTTAaacggtggtggcatgcaatgaagCTGTTGGAGGGATAGCGACCGGTACCTATAGCGATGACCTGGGGTCGTTTCAAGCAAGTCTTCTATGACTGATATTTTCCCGCCACCATTAGAAATGTGAAGGcagaggaatttttcagcttgacTCAGGGGCGTCTCACTGTTCAGTAGTATACTGCTAAATTTCTAGAGCTATCTCTTTTTGCACCTTTTGTGGTTCCAAATGAATATCAAAAGGCAAGGTGGTTTGAAAGGGGTCTGAATCAGAGGATTCATGAGCATATGGCGTGTTTGCAGATTTAAGATTTCATAGAACTGGTGGAGAAAGCTACTGTTGTAGAATCGAGTCTGTAGAGAGGTATAGAGGCATTAGAACGAAGGAAAAGGGTTGCGTCTCCTCGGTCCCAAACAAATGTTAGACAAGGGTaatggaggggagacagagatgcaGCGAGCCAGGGGTTAGAAAGGAATGATCGAGGATGACAGGGCGATTCATCACGCCCCCAATGCCCTAGTTGTAATCAGTGGCACTAGGGAGAATGCTGGAGTAGGAGTGTTGTATGCTATAGATGCGGCAAACAGGGTCACATAGCTCGAGAATGTTGAGAACCGCCAAATAATGCACCAGCTTCGAACTAGAACCAGAGAAACAACCCAGCGTCTCGTGGCGGCGGCGCCCCAACGcgtgtctatatgttgggtacacctaAGGAGGGAAACGCTAAAGGCCCAGGTAATATGTTTATATTACTATGTGATTTAATGTTGTTTGACTTTGCACGATTTAATGCTACATATGTTTGAATTGTTTGAAATTTGTGAATATGGTTAGTTAGCTTTTTGGTGTGTAAATGGGTGattaatgaaattattttaaggggggaagaatgtaacaacccggaaaattttgactatttcaaataataaagaaggaTAATAAGGGAAAAGAGGAATAggagaaaagggaaaagaaattggaaaaaggAAATAAGCAGGTGCTTGTCGACGAGCTAGATTTTCTTATTGACGAGCAGTCTTCAAAGCCTCGTCGTCCAGCATGCATGTCTCGTCGATAAGGGTTTATCGAGAGAGGGTTTTGAATAcctaaatttcattgacgagataCCACTCTCGTCCACGAGTGGTGTATTTGGGCTCGTCAATGAGTCCAaatgtctcattgacgaggccacgtggcaagttgcttataaatagggaaAAATCAGATTTCTGTGGAGAATATTTGTTTCTATCAACTTTATCTCTCTAAGCCATGCCTCCTCTGCCTtgtctctttgattttgggccgaatttagctcagttcgatgatcggaagctcCCACGagactcctgagaagattctctacaatataagTGGAAcgaattttcaatttgagaagtttgggaaacatcccaaaaccagagtaagtgaaataatttaaggtattattattattttgaggtatttggagcctaggaagtattataagggtattttactaagatttgaggaatttagaatttttgaaatatagggtctcgttttgttgattttaggccgactcccgaggagcaggtaagagaaaatattttattatagctttttaattattttaaacgaCTAATTTCGGGTATAAATTTCTATATATCCgggtataatttttttgaaacatgctggtattgaaaatactaattatatatatatatatatatatatatattatattgggaaaaattgtgtggttgaaaccatctTTGATAATTCAATGGTTATGAGTAatgtggaatgatgaatcattgagat
This window of the Malania oleifera isolate guangnan ecotype guangnan chromosome 6, ASM2987363v1, whole genome shotgun sequence genome carries:
- the LOC131157818 gene encoding 22.0 kDa class IV heat shock protein-like, giving the protein MGKLLLLFSSFVLAINVGLIAVPPAQALVPYARTLWDPMLPSVVGDPFKVLEHMPLDVPRDAAGTLALARTDWKETPAAHVISLDVPGFTKGDMKIEVEDNRVLRITGERKSEKEDEGEKWHRAERTASKFWREFRLPANADLDSVHAHLENGVLRITVPKLAEEKKRQPKLVHIAGDSSAGDVKATKVQI